TGGGCAGATTGCCAAGCTCAAGGGTTGTCGCGTAGTCGGCATCGCTGGCGGCGCCGACAAGTGCAAGTATGCAGTGGCAGAATTGGGCTTCGATGCCTGCATAGATCACCGCGCCACAGACTTTCCGCAACAGCTCGCGGCCGCCTGCGACAAGGGTATCGACGTGTATTTTGAAAACGTCGGCGGCGCCGTATTCGACGCCGTTCTGCCTTTGCTGAACCTGCACGCTCGAGTACCGGTGTGCGGCCTGATCGCCAACTACAACGCTACCGGCAAACCGGAGGGCCCTGACCATCTACCGGGGTTGATGGGCAGATTGCTGGTACGCCGCATCAAGATGCAAGGCTTCATCATCTTTGACTACCAACCGCGCTACATGGAATTTTTCAAAGAGATGAGCAGCTGGGTCGCCGCCGGAAAATTCAAATACCGCGAAGATGTGGTCGACGGCCTTGAGAATGCACCGCAAGCCTTTATCGGCCTGCTGGAAGGAAAAAATTTCGGCAAGCTGGTGATACGCGCCGGCGAAGAATGAACGATCTTAGTATCGCTTATCGCTAAACCAAAAGGAATCCGCATGAACATATTATTGGTACTAACCTCGCATGACAAACTGGGCAACACAGGCAAGAAAACCGGCTTCTGGCTGGAAGAATTCGCCGCCCCCTATTATGCTTTCCTGGACGCCGGCGCCAAACTGACCTTGGCCTCTCCGCAAGGCGGCCAACCGCCGCTCGACCCGAAGAGCGACGAACCCGATGCCCAGACCGAAGCCACCGAACGCTTCCGCAAAGACAGCGCCGCACAAGCCGCGCTGGCCTCAACCATCAAGCTGTCGACGGTGCAGGCGAAAGACTACGACGCCGTGTTTTACCCTGGTGGACACGGCCCACTTTGGGACCTGGCGGAAGACAAGGATTCGATCGCACTGATCGAAGCCATGTACGCCGCAGGAAAACCAGTATCCGCCGTATGCCACGCCCCAGGCGTATTGCGCCATGTCCGCGCAACTGACGGCACACCGCTGGTCAAAGGAAAAAAGGTCACCGGTTTTTCAGACAGCGAAGAAGCAGCGGTACAACTGACCGATATCGTGCCGTTCCTGGTGGAAGCTGAATTGAAACGACTTGGCGGCGATTACAGCAAAGGCGCGGATTGGGGCAGTTATGCGGTAGTTGATGGCAACCTGATTACCGGACAAAATCCGGCGTCTTCAGTTGCAGTGGCTGAGCTGGTGTTGAAAATGTTGGCTTAAGGTTGCTGCAGGCAAGGTATCGACCACAATCTGATGTACTCCGTGGTCCGTTAAATGGGGTCAGAGTAATTTTCGCAAAAGACCGCGAAAAAAAACTCTGACCCCATTTAACTGCTCGGGGTTGGTTTTGATGTTGCTGTTGGTTTTGATGTTGCTGTTGGTTTTGATGTTGGTTTTGATGTTGCTTTTGACTTCTCGCATGCTGACGTTGCCTTCCCTTCGGTCCCCGACGGGTGACAGTCGGGAATGATGGGACACATGTTTGAGCGAAGCGAGTTTGTGTCCCATCCGACTGGCGCACGGCTCATTTGGGGACCCGCCGAAGGCGGGCAACGGCTGTGCGATCGCCTTTCTTTGCTTACTTTCGGGCGCCCGGCTAGGGGCGAAGCAAAGAAAGTGAGTAGCTGCCGGGCTACCCCGGCTAGCATCCACGGAGTAGCAACCGCTTTAATTAGAATCAGACAAACAAAGCTGATGCACCACAGCACTCACTCCGTGGCCCGTTAAAAGGGGTCAGAGTAATTTTCGGCAAAACCCCGCCGAAAAAAAACTCCGACCCCATTTAACTTCGTTTCAGATGGTATCAAGCGCAATCGATCGCAAGTCTGTGGCGCCTACGCCGCCAGCGCCATCTCGCTACCGCAAAAAATTACTTTGTCCCGAAAATACGATCACCCGCATCACCCAGGCCCGGCACAATGTACGCATGCTCGTCAAGATGCGAATCCAGGCTAGCCACATACAACTTGACCCCAGGATGCGCATCCTGGAACACCTGAACACCCTCCGGCGCAGCCACCAGCGCCAGGAAAATGATCTGCTCGTCGCCGACGCCACGCTTCTTCAGCACATCCACCGCATGCACTGCGGAATTACCGGTCGCCACCATCGGATCGCAGACAATAAAAATCCGTTCCGCCAGATCAGGCAAACGTACCAGATACTCCACCGGCTGATGCGTATCCGGATCGCGATACACGCCAATGTGTCCAACCCGCGCCGACGGCACCAGATCCAGCAAACCATCGCTCATGCCGATCCCGGCCCGCAACACCGGCACCACCGCCAGCTTGCGCCCCGCGATCACCGGCGCGTCCATGCTCTGCATCGGCGTTTCAATCAACTGTGTGGTCAACGGCAGGTCACGCGTGATTTCATAGCCCATCAGCAGCGTGATCTCGCGCAGCAACTGGCGGAACGTGCGCGTCGAGGTTTCCTTGCTCCGCATGTGCGTCAGCTTGTGCTGGATCAAAGGATGGTTAAGGATGAAAAGATTCGGGAAGCGTGGGTCGTTAAGCATAAGTAATTTTTGGTGTGACAAAATTCAAAGCCGCTGCAGCCTGTCGAATTGCCTGTTCCTTGCGGCACTCTCTTCAATCGGCTCGGCAAGAAAAGGAAGGCATTGAACGAAACTGACAGCGCTCGGTATTTCAAATAAAAAAGGGGAGATTTCTCTCCCCCGCTTGTTCAGCATCTATTCAACAGCCTGCACCTGCTCTGTCTTGGGTTTCAGCAGCGCCAATATTTGCTCCAGTTCATGGCGCACTTCAACCAGGTTGACTTCGTTTTTCCTGGCCTCCGGCGCAGCTTCAATCTCGGCACCAAGGCGGCCATCGAGCTTGTTGCGCGCGCCGCTGATGGTGAAGCCATGCTCGTACAACAGCTCGCGGATACGGCGAATCAACAGCACTTCATGGTGCTGGTAATAGCGACGGTTACCGCGACGCTTGACGGGCTTGAGCTGAGTAAACTCCTGCTCCCAATAACGCAGCACGTGTGGCTTGACGCCGCACAGTTCGCTGACTTCGCCGATGGTGAAATAACGCTTGGCCGGAATCGGCGGCAATACGACCAGTTCGGACTTACTAATGCGATCGTTCATGAATTAGCTTGAAGGGCGGTAGTAAATTGTTGGATCGGCTGCAGGCTTGCAGCATCGACCATGCCTTTGAGTTTTTGGCTGGCGTGGAAAGTGACCACGCGACGAGCGGTGATCGGAATTTCTTCCCCGGTCTTCGGATTACGGCCCGGACGCTGCGGCTTGTCGCGCAACTGGAAGTTGCCGAAACCCGACAACTTCACCGATTCACCACGTTCCAACGCATTGCGGATTTCATCGAAAAACGTCTCGACCATGTCCTTCGCTTCGCGCTTGTTGAGGCCGACCTGTTCAAACAGGAGCTCGGCCAATTCCGCCTTGGTCAAGGTCGGCAAATTCTTTTCTGCCTGCGAACGGGCTTGCGCTTCGCGCATGGCCCGGTTCAGGTCGGCGTCCAGAACGGATTCAAATTCTACAGTCTGCATATTGTTCATTCTATGGCTACGCCCCTGTCTTTTTGGAATTGCTGCTGCCGGAGCGCAACGCGCACCGGCATTTTGCTGCAGGTTTTTATCATCAATTAGCGCTGCTCAAATGCAGATCAAGCTCGCAATTTTGCTGTTGGCACCTTGCTGACAGCAGCGATTAAAGCTGACATTGCGGCGTCCACTGTGTCATCTTGAAGGGTATTTTCAGTATCTTGCAAGGTAAAACGGAAAGCAAGACTTTTTTCGTCATTTTCCAGTCCCTTGCCATGATATTCATCAAATAAAACAATGGCTTGCAGAATTCGGCACGCAGGATTTTGTTGCTGCTCAGCAGCAAAAACGTCCATTAAATCCTGTGCATTGACCACTTGTTTGACCACCACTGCTAGGTCACGCACAACTGCCGGGAACTTGGAAATCTCGACGTAAGCAGGTACTTGCCTTTGCTGCAACGCCAGCGCATCGACTTCAAACAAGACCGGCGCCAACGGCAGATCGTACTTCTGCTGCAGACGCGGATGCAGTTCGCCGATAAAGCCGACTACCTGATCGCCCAACAGCACTTGCGCCGAACGCCCAGGGTGCAAGGCCGGATGCTCCAATTTGGCAAAGCGCAATGCTGCCGGCGCAAACAGCGCTTCCAGGTCGGCCTTGACGTCGAAGAAATCGACATTGCGGCTGGCCTGCCCCCACTGCTCTTCCGCTTGCGGACCATAGGCCAGCACAGCTACACGCTTCGGCTGTTCGAAACAGGCCACTGCCAGCGGACCGTTCTGCACGTCCGGATTACGCGAATAGACCGCACCGGTTTCAAAGATCCGGACCCGGTTCAGCTTGCGATTCAGGTTGTACTTGACGTTGGCTACCAGGCTGCCAACCAGCGACGAACGCATCACGCTCATCTGGCTGGCGATCGGGTTGAGCAACTTGATCGGCTGCAGGTTGCCGGCGAAATCGGCTTCCCAGGCTTCTTCGACAAAGCTGAAGTTGATCACTTCCTGATAATCCAGATCGGCCAGCTGGCGGCGAATCGTGAACAGCGAACGCTGCTGTTCCGGCGCGATATACATCGCGTTCGGCGCCACCGGCGGCAACGCCGGAATATTTTCAAAGCCATAGACGCGAGCGATTTCCTCGATCAGGTCTTCTTCGATTTCGATATCGAAACGGTAGGAAGGCGGCGTCACCGAAAACACGCCATTCTCTTGCGTGAATGCCAGGCCCAGGCGCGTGAAGATATCGGCGATCTGGCTGTCCGACAAAGGCACGCCGATGACCTTGATGGCGCGCGCGGTGCGCACGCTGACCGGATCGCGCTTCGGCAGGTTGACACTTTGATCGTCAATCGGACCGACCTTGGTTTCCGGCGTACCGCAAATTTCCAGCAGCAATGCGGTGATGCGTTCGATGTGCTCGACCGTGGTAGCAAAATCGACGCCACGTTCGAAGCGATGTCCGGCATCGGTCGAGAAATTGAAGCGACGGGCGCGGCCCTGGATCGCCTGCGGCCACCAGAACGCTGCTTCCAGATAGATGTTTTGCGTCTCCAGCGACACTGCAGTGGCGTCACCACCCATGATGCCGGCCAGCGATTCGATCTGGCGCTCATCGGAGATCACGCCGATCCAATCGTCGACCGCAACTGTATTGCCGTTCAACAGTTTCAGCGATTCGCCCGGCTTGCCCCAACGTACATCAAGGCTGCCATGGATTTTATCGAGATCGAACACGTGGGTCGGACGACCCAATTCCAGCATCACGTAGTTGGAAATATCCACCAGCGCCGAAATCGGCCGCTGGCCGCTGCGCTCCAGGCGCTGCTTCATCCATTGCGGTGTCGCAGCCTTGGCGTTCAAGCCGCGGATCACGCGTCCGGAAAAACGGCCGCACAGGTCCGGTGCCGAAATCTTGACCGGCAATTTCTCGTCGATCGTGGCGCTGACTTTCTTGAATGTCGGTTGCTTCAACGGCGTACCAGTCAAAGCTGAAACTTCACGTGCGACACCCAGCACCGACAGGCAGTCAGCCTTGTTTGGCGTCAGCTTGATGGTGAACTTGAGGTCATTCAGTTGGTAGTAGTCGCGGAAATTCTGGCCGACCGGCGCATCTTCTGGCAATTCCAGCAAACCGCCATGGTCTTCCGACAATTTCAATTCACGCGCGGAGCACAACATCCCTTGCGATTCAACACCACGCAATTGGCCGAGCTTGATCTCGAACGGCTTGCCGTCTGCGCCCGGCGGCAATACTGCACCGACCATTGCGCAAGGCACTTTCAGGCCCGGGCGCACATTCGGCGCACCGCAAACGATATTCAGCAAAGCGCCGGTGCCGACATCAACCTGACAGACATTCAGGCGATCGGCATTCGGATGCTTGGCGGTCTCGACCACCAGGCCGACCACGATATTGGTAAAAGGCGGCGCAACCGGCTCGACCTCTTCCACTTCAAGACCCGACATCGTCAGCAAATGGGACAATTCGTCCGAAGTCATCTTCGGATCGACCATGGAACGCAGCCAGCTTTCAGAGAATTGCATAGGTAAAACCTTCAAAAACCTGTATCAGGATTTTAGGTGACCATTCAGCGCACAGAGAGAGCTACACCTTCTGTATCACTCCCGCACACGCGAGGATGACGAAGTCGATGCTCCTGCGAATGCTGAACGGCGACAGTTTAGTTAAATTGTTTCAGGAATCGCAGATCGCCTTCGTAGAACAGGCGCAGATCGTTGATGCCATAACGCAGCATCGTCAAGCGTTCGATACCGGAGCCGAACGCGAAACCGATGAACTGCTCCGGATCGAGGCCCATATTGCGCACCACGTTCGGATGCACCTGGCCGGCGCCCGACACTTCCAGCCAGCGGCCTTTCAGCGGACCACTGCCGAAGGCAATGTCGATCTCGGCCGATGGCTCGGTGAATGGGAAGTACGACGGACGGAAGCGCACTTGCAGATCGTCGGTTTCAAAGAACGCCTTGACGAAATTCAGGTACACACCCTTGAGGTCGGCAAAACTGATGTCTTCGGCAATCCACAGACCTTCGACCTGGTGGAACATCGGCGAGTGCGTAGCATCGCTGTCGACGCGATAAGTGCGGCCCGGCGCGATCACCTTGATCGGCGGTTTGTTCATGCGCGCATAACGGACTTGCATCGGGCTGGTATGGGTACGCAGCAGCAGTTGCTTGCCTTCGCTGTCCTTGCCGTCGATGTAGAAAGTATCCTGCATCGAACGCGCCGGATGGTTTTCCGGGCTGTTCAGTGCGGTAAAGTTGGTCCAGTCGGTCTCGATTTCAGGGCCGTCGGCCACATCGAAACCGATCGAGCGGAAAATTTCTTCGATACGCTGCCACGAGCGCATCACCGGATGGATGCCGCCGACACTGCGGCCGCGGCCCGGCAAGGTGACATCAATCGCTTCTGCGTTCAAACGCTCTTGCATCTGCGCGTTAGCCAAGGCGTCACGGCGCGCATTCAGCGCAGCTTCGATCTGTTCCTTGGCCTGATTGATGACTGCGCCTGCGTCTTGCGCTCATCAGCAGCCAGCTTGCCCAGTCCCTTCATTTGCTCGGTGATCTGGCCGGTCTTGCCCAGATATTTGGCTTTCGCATTTTCCAGCGCGGCGGCATCAACTGCGGCGGCAAAATCGGCTTGGGCTTGCGTTACTAGTTGTTCTAGGGAGTTCATGCAGTTTTCCTGCTAGTTTTTTAGTACTGAGAATAGAGTTTAAAAGCCAGCGAAGCGTGGCGAATTACACGGTCTGTGCGGCTCTGTCCCCAACTGACTAAATAAAACAGAATATTAAAAACAGAAACGGGGCACAAGGTATTGACCTCTGCCCCGCTCGGGATTGCCACGCTGCAAAATTCCGCAGCGTAGGCAAAACTACGCAAATAATTTACGCAGCGATTTTGGCCTTGACTTGATTGACAATCGCAGCAAACGCTGGCTTGTCCATCACTGCCATGTCAGCCAGAACCTTACGGTCCAGCTCGATCGAAGCACGCTTCAGGCCATTCATGAATACGCTGTATGTCACGCCATGCTCACGGGAAGCAGCGTTGATACGGGCGATCCACAATGCACGGAATACGCGCTTCTTGTTACGACGGTCACGGTACGCGTATTGACCAGCGCGCATGACTGCTTGCTTGGCAACACGGTAGACTTTACTGCGGCGACCGCGGTAACCCTTGGCAAGGGCTAGAACTTTTTTATGACGGGCACGAGCTGTAACCCCACGTTTTACTCTAGGCATAATAACTCCTTAATAGTGTGAGGTTAAGCGGTTGGCATCATGCGGGTAACGGATGCCATGTTTGTTTCATGGACACCGACGGAACCGCGCAATTGACGTTTGTTCTTGGTAGTTTTCTTGGTCAGGATGTGACGTTTGAACGCTTGACCGCGTTTAACAGTACCACCTGGACGCACACGAAAGCGCTTTTTGGCGCTGCTCTTCGTTTTCATTTTTGGCATGACACTATCTGTCCTCTGAGGACAGCTCCTTTTTTAACATGATTGCAGGTGGCAACAATTCGTTGCGCTTGGATGCCTGCTCTCACTTGTTTAAACCCAGCTGCACAGCAGCCACAACTGGATTTCGCAGCGGGATCTGGCCTGCTGCTCTTTGGATGTTTTGCCAAGGTAACTTGGCATCCACCACAAAACTTGATCAGTTGAGGACAGAGTAATTCGCCACGCTGCGGTGGCTCTTAAACTCTGTCCCCAAATTATTATTTTTTCTTCTTAGGCCCAATGATCATGATCATCTGGCGCCCTTCCATCTTCGGCCACTGCTCGACCTGGCCGTACGGCTCCAGATCTGCCTTCAGACGTTCCAACATGCGCATGCCGATGTCCTGGTGGGCCATTTCACGACCGCGGAAACGCAGCGTGATCTTGACCTTGTCGCCGTCTTCGTCCAGGAAGCGAGTCAAATTGCGCAGCTTGATGTTGTAATCGCCATCATCGGTACCCGGACGGAATTTGACTTCCTTGACCAGAATGACCTTCTGCTTCAATTTGGCTTCGTGCGCCTTCTTCTGCTCCTGGTACTTGAACTTGCCGTAGTCCATCAAGCGGGCTACCGGTGGCTGCGCCGTCGGTGCGATTTCCACCAGATCAACGTTTGCCTCTTCCGCCAAGCGGAAGGCCTCAGCCAGACTGACGATACCGAGTGCTTCGTTCTCGACACCGGTTAAGCGCAATTCTGGCGCAGTAATTTCGCCGTTGATGCGATGTGACTTGTCCGTAGCTATTGCAGTTTCCTTTAAAAATCAAATAATTAAGCCGTGCTCTTGCGCTCCGGGTCTCCCCGTTCAGGCTTTGGTTTCAACCTCATTCTTGAGGCGCTCCACCAGTACGTCGATAGGCATCACACCCAGATCGACATTGCCCCGCGCTCGCACGGCCACTGTGTTTGCATCACGCTCTTTATCACCGACAACCAGTATATAAGGCGGCTTCTGCAAAGAATGCTGCCGTATTTTATAGGTAATCTTCTCATTACGCAAATCGGTCTCTACTCTAAACCCTTGTTTCTTCAGCGTTTGTGCAACATTTTGAACATATTCGGCTTGCGCGTCGGAAATATTCAAAATAACAACTTGCACAGGAGCAAGCCACAACGGCATCGCACCAGCGTGGTTTTCAATCAACATGCCAATAAAACGCTCCAGCGAGCCGACAATAGCACGATGCAGCATGACCGGTACTTTACGGCCATTATCTTCAGTCACATATTCCGAGCCGAGGCGGCCCGGCATCGAAAAGTCGACTTGCATGGTGCCGCACTGCCAGGAGCGGCCGATCGAATCCTTCAGGTGATACTCGATTTTCGGACCATAGAAGGCGCCCTCGCCCGGCAACTCTTCCCACTCAGCGCCGGAAGCGCGAATGGCTTCACGCAAGGCATTTTCCGCCTTGTCCCAAACCTCTTCCTCGCCAACCCGCTTTTCTGGACGCAGGGCCAGCTTGACCGCCACTTCAGTAAAGCCGAAATCGAGATATACCTTGCGCACCAGCTTATCGAAGATGGCAACCTCTTCCTGAATTTGCTCTTCTGTACAGAAAATATGGCCGTCATCCTGGGTAAAGCCGCGCACCCGCATCATGCCGTGCAAAGCGCCGGACGGCTCGTTGCGGTGGCATTGGCCAAATTCACCGAAACGCAAAGGCAGGTCGCGATAGCTGTGCAGGCTGGAATTGAAAATCTGGATATGACCAGGGCAATTCATCGGCTTCAACGCGTAGCTGCGGTTTTCCGATTCAGTGGTGAACATGCTTTCGCGATAGTTCTCCCAGTGACCAGTCTTTTCCCACAGGGAACGATCGAGAATCTGCGGCGCCTTGACTTCCTGATAACCATTGTCGTTATAGACACGGCGCATGAACTGTTCGACCTGCTGCCAGATCGTCCAGCCCTTGGCATGCCAGAAAATCAAGCCCGGCGCTTCGTCTTGGAAGTGGAACAGATCCAGCGCACGACCCAGTTTGCGGTGGTCGCGTTTTTCCGCTTCTTCCAGCATATGCAGGTAAGCTTCCTGCTCATCCTTCTTGGCCCAGGCAGTGCCGTACACGCGCTGCAGCATTTCATTCTTGGCATCGCCGCGCCAGTAGGCGCCGGCCAGCTTCATCAGCTTGAACACTTTCAGCTTGCCGGTCGACGGTACGTGCGGGCCGCGGCACAGGTCAGTAAATTTACCTTCGGTGTAGAGCGAGACTTCCTGGTCTTGCGGAATCGAGCCGATCAGCTCCGCCTTGTAGGCTTCGCCAATCGATTCAAAATAGGCAATCGCTTCATCGCGCGCCACGACTTTACGTGTGACAGGCTCATCCTTCTTGGCCAGCTCAGCCATCTTCTTTTCAATTCCAGCAGGTCTTCCGGAGTGAAAGGACGCTTGTAGGAAAAATCGTAGTAAAAGCCGTTTTCAATCACCGGACCGATCGTCACCTGCGCATCGGGAACAGTTCCTTGACCGCATAAGCCAGCAAGTGGGCAGTCGAGTGGCGGATGACTTCCAGGCCATCGGCATCCTTGTCGGTCACGATCGCCAGATCGACATCCTTCTCGATCAGGTAGGAAGTATCCACCAGCTTGCCATCGACCTTGCCGGCCAGAGCCGCCTTGGCCAGACCGGCACCAATGCTGGCGGCGACCTGTGCCACTGTCAGTGGCGCATCGAATTGACGCTGTGAACCATCAGGAAGTTTGACTGCTATCATTTTGAGCCCCATATCGGCGGTCACCTGGACCACGCCGGATTAAATTGAATGAACGTGTACTTTACAAAAACGCGGACGAAAAAAAACGCGGACCAGCCGCGCTTTTTTCATCATGCAGGTAGAAAAAGGCCTCGACTAGTGTCGCTCACAGATTGTGGTGGTAGTTCGCGGTGTCATAACCGGGATGCCTTTCTCGCTCTTACAGATGTTGAATTCGTTTTAGTTGACCGGCCGTGAACAGCGGCAACAGGATGCTATCGATCATACCAGAAAATCCTGTAAATATGGCGGCAGCGCAACCTGCCGTGTTGCTAATTTGCCTA
This DNA window, taken from Collimonas arenae, encodes the following:
- the infC gene encoding translation initiation factor IF-3 — protein: MATDKSHRINGEITAPELRLTGVENEALGIVSLAEAFRLAEEANVDLVEIAPTAQPPVARLMDYGKFKYQEQKKAHEAKLKQKVILVKEVKFRPGTDDGDYNIKLRNLTRFLDEDGDKVKITLRFRGREMAHQDIGMRMLERLKADLEPYGQVEQWPKMEGRQMIMIIGPKKKK
- a CDS encoding integration host factor subunit alpha gives rise to the protein MNNMQTVEFESVLDADLNRAMREAQARSQAEKNLPTLTKAELAELLFEQVGLNKREAKDMVETFFDEIRNALERGESVKLSGFGNFQLRDKPQRPGRNPKTGEEIPITARRVVTFHASQKLKGMVDAASLQPIQQFTTALQANS
- the rpmI gene encoding 50S ribosomal protein L35, whose translation is MPKMKTKSSAKKRFRVRPGGTVKRGQAFKRHILTKKTTKNKRQLRGSVGVHETNMASVTRMMPTA
- the upp gene encoding uracil phosphoribosyltransferase → MLNDPRFPNLFILNHPLIQHKLTHMRSKETSTRTFRQLLREITLLMGYEITRDLPLTTQLIETPMQSMDAPVIAGRKLAVVPVLRAGIGMSDGLLDLVPSARVGHIGVYRDPDTHQPVEYLVRLPDLAERIFIVCDPMVATGNSAVHAVDVLKKRGVGDEQIIFLALVAAPEGVQVFQDAHPGVKLYVASLDSHLDEHAYIVPGLGDAGDRIFGTK
- a CDS encoding type 1 glutamine amidotransferase domain-containing protein codes for the protein MNILLVLTSHDKLGNTGKKTGFWLEEFAAPYYAFLDAGAKLTLASPQGGQPPLDPKSDEPDAQTEATERFRKDSAAQAALASTIKLSTVQAKDYDAVFYPGGHGPLWDLAEDKDSIALIEAMYAAGKPVSAVCHAPGVLRHVRATDGTPLVKGKKVTGFSDSEEAAVQLTDIVPFLVEAELKRLGGDYSKGADWGSYAVVDGNLITGQNPASSVAVAELVLKMLA
- the rplT gene encoding 50S ribosomal protein L20, with amino-acid sequence MPRVKRGVTARARHKKVLALAKGYRGRRSKVYRVAKQAVMRAGQYAYRDRRNKKRVFRALWIARINAASREHGVTYSVFMNGLKRASIELDRKVLADMAVMDKPAFAAIVNQVKAKIAA
- the pheT gene encoding phenylalanine--tRNA ligase subunit beta, with the protein product MQFSESWLRSMVDPKMTSDELSHLLTMSGLEVEEVEPVAPPFTNIVVGLVVETAKHPNADRLNVCQVDVGTGALLNIVCGAPNVRPGLKVPCAMVGAVLPPGADGKPFEIKLGQLRGVESQGMLCSARELKLSEDHGGLLELPEDAPVGQNFRDYYQLNDLKFTIKLTPNKADCLSVLGVAREVSALTGTPLKQPTFKKVSATIDEKLPVKISAPDLCGRFSGRVIRGLNAKAATPQWMKQRLERSGQRPISALVDISNYVMLELGRPTHVFDLDKIHGSLDVRWGKPGESLKLLNGNTVAVDDWIGVISDERQIESLAGIMGGDATAVSLETQNIYLEAAFWWPQAIQGRARRFNFSTDAGHRFERGVDFATTVEHIERITALLLEICGTPETKVGPIDDQSVNLPKRDPVSVRTARAIKVIGVPLSDSQIADIFTRLGLAFTQENGVFSVTPPSYRFDIEIEEDLIEEIARVYGFENIPALPPVAPNAMYIAPEQQRSLFTIRRQLADLDYQEVINFSFVEEAWEADFAGNLQPIKLLNPIASQMSVMRSSLVGSLVANVKYNLNRKLNRVRIFETGAVYSRNPDVQNGPLAVACFEQPKRVAVLAYGPQAEEQWGQASRNVDFFDVKADLEALFAPAALRFAKLEHPALHPGRSAQVLLGDQVVGFIGELHPRLQQKYDLPLAPVLFEVDALALQQRQVPAYVEISKFPAVVRDLAVVVKQVVNAQDLMDVFAAEQQQNPACRILQAIVLFDEYHGKGLENDEKSLAFRFTLQDTENTLQDDTVDAAMSALIAAVSKVPTAKLRA
- a CDS encoding NADP-dependent oxidoreductase, with the translated sequence MSQSKTINRRILLASRPNGAPTVENFKLDQSPVPVPAAGQVLLRTVYLSLDPYMRGRMSDAPSYAAPVEVGGVMVGGTVARVEASENPAYKVGDLVLSYSGWQDYALSDGKDLAKLDPKLGKPSYALGLLGMPGFTAYMGLLDIGQPKAGETVVVAAATGAVGSVVGQIAKLKGCRVVGIAGGADKCKYAVAELGFDACIDHRATDFPQQLAAACDKGIDVYFENVGGAVFDAVLPLLNLHARVPVCGLIANYNATGKPEGPDHLPGLMGRLLVRRIKMQGFIIFDYQPRYMEFFKEMSSWVAAGKFKYREDVVDGLENAPQAFIGLLEGKNFGKLVIRAGEE
- a CDS encoding MerR family transcriptional regulator, whose amino-acid sequence is MNDRISKSELVVLPPIPAKRYFTIGEVSELCGVKPHVLRYWEQEFTQLKPVKRRGNRRYYQHHEVLLIRRIRELLYEHGFTISGARNKLDGRLGAEIEAAPEARKNEVNLVEVRHELEQILALLKPKTEQVQAVE